A region of Antedon mediterranea chromosome 8, ecAntMedi1.1, whole genome shotgun sequence DNA encodes the following proteins:
- the LOC140056776 gene encoding uncharacterized protein isoform X2, whose protein sequence is MMFMGRLFKGGVYSNKYDIPVNPTIPYYNEEKIEKYLLKNQKDLCSNDSTFTPATMRARYKVDISKMFTDMELLKEAENNKESSEPTNLEKMVEVIKFTPGCRALIDGEGGIGKTTILRYLSYNWATGQSMKVFDNKIVFFLSLRDLNENDDILDLIVKQFDMKYFGLCTDLPEDPRLIEQFIITHDDKIVMLLDGLDEVRFNNQSLLSLFRKNKLKKGTVILTSRLENIDEFIKACDVHVRVKGFNEKNIGKYIEKHFVYFGKPQLGRSLRNKLNIGRWWVRRQKHPEMFSMCKNPMLLLSICILWEENQCFPENKADLFKEIFRSILNQYNKQEKFNKISNLEDTPVKLVNAMILLGKCMYYRLKENQLSINKTNLTEHSNKEIADMALNIGFVYEETPISKSNFEIILMPPHKLIVESLVGFYLCKLCESEGMVNKHTEDVRRLLTPLDENEWKSIRKNEYLMVAREFAIGFLGANASEFLKHYITNDLSSYRQLPSELNYAKKQHETVNALIDYMNTTDLEIKKHIGDISTSIRLFILHNSPEADCDENFIPLVLQLNCMKYVNKSSICSEMAWNGNGRGIAHILGIDAKCTNVHVKHLSGDLMNEMITECSNIGAELMLNELQICNNNLGNIDGTLLSSLLNLSPKLTVISMKNCNISGDVINNMIGGCLNTGVRLALISFNVNDNNFSNIDGGLLCSFLMLSPELRELDMGNCKLSGSVINHMIRECSNRSVLLGLECLNIHDNNLSNIDGTLLCSLLIMSPCLRRFDMSNCNLSGEIVNQMLMECLHRRVKLKTLQDLCLNKNDLSNVNGILLGLFIEMCIKTSYFPRIHNCNIPCNVIDNIVGCLHREKRDNFIMEYFYDNHDIRVILLRNAWAALILRGCWISAGWPSVVSYFIIDDQFFLFKIIRYISKHLKYKLREK, encoded by the exons ATGATGTTCATGGGGCGTTTATTcaagggaggcgtttattcgaataaatacg ataTTCCAGTTAATCCAACGATACCATATTACAATGAAG AAAAGATAGAAAAATACCTTCTTAAAAATCAAAAGGATTTGTGCAGCAACGACAGCACATTTACACCAGCAACAATGCGTGCTAGATACAAAGTCGACATTTCAAAGATGTTTACGGATATGGAACTTCTCAAGGAAGCTGAAAACAATAAAGAAAGCAGTGAACCAACGAATTTAGAAAAAATGGTAGAAGTTATAAAATTCACACCTGGATGTAGAGCTCTTATAGATGGTGAAGGAGGTATTGGTAAAACTACTATATTAAGGTATTTATCATACAACTGGGCAACTGGCCAATCAATGAAAGTATTTgacaataaaattgtattttttttaagtttaagagatttaaatgaaaatgacGACATATTAGATCTCATTGTAAAGCAATTTGATATGAAATACTTTGGTTTATGCACAGATCTTCCAGAAGATCCAAGGTTGATTGAACAATTCATAATAACACATGATGATAAAATTGTTATGTTGTTAGATGGATTAGATGAAGTACGATTTAATAATCAAAGCTTACTTAGTCTTTTCAGAAAAAACAAGTTAAAGAAAGGCACCGTGATACTTACATCACGATTAGAAAACATAGATGAATTTATTAAAGCATGTGATGTACATGTAAGAGTTAAAGGATTTAACGAAAAAAACATAGGAAAGTATATTGAAAAACACTTTGTGTATTTTGGAAAACCACAATTGGGAAGATCTcttagaaataaattaaatattggcAGATGGTGGGTTAGGCGACAAAAACATCCTGAAATGTTTTCAATGTGCAAAAATCCTATGTTACTTCtttcaatttgtattttatggGAAGAAAATCAATGTTTTCCTGAAAACAAGGCTGacctttttaaagaaatatttcggagtattttgaatcagtatAACAAACAAGAAAAATTCAATAAGATTTCTAATTTAGAAGATACTCCAGTAAAGTTAGTAAATGCTATGATTTTGTTGGGGAAATGTATGTATTATAGATTAAAAGAAAATCAACtatcaataaacaaaacaaatctaACTGAACATTCAAACAAGGAAATAGCTGACATGGCCCTAAATATTGGATTTGTTTACGAAGAAACACCAATTTCAAAATCTAACTTTGAAATCATTCTTATGCCTCCTCACAAGTTGATAGTAGAGTCATTAGTAGGATTTTACTTGTGCAAATTATGTGAAAGTGAAGGTATGGTGAATAAACACACAGAAGATGTCAGGCGATTATTGACACCGTTGGATGAAAACGAATGGAAATCAATAAGAAAAAATGAATACTTAATGGTAGCGAGAGAATTTGCCATTGGTTTTCTTGGTGCTAACGCCAGTGAATTTTTAAAGCATTATATAACAAATGATTTGTCATCATATCGCCAGCTTCCTAGTGAATTAAACTATGCTAAAAAACAACATGAGACTGTAAATGCATTAATTGATTACATGAACACCACagatttagaaataaaaaaacatataggAGATATATCTACCTCCATTAGATTGTTTATTCTTCACAATAGTCCGGAGGCGGATTGTGATGAGAATTTCATACCCCTGGTTTTGCAACTTAATTGTATGAAATATGTTAATAAAAGTTCCATTTGTAGTGAGATGGCATGGAATGGCAATGGAAGAGGTATTGCGCACATTTTAGGCATTGATGCCAAATGTACCAATGTTCATGTTAAGCATCTATCGGGTGatttaatgaatgaaatgattaCAGAGTGTTCAAATATAGGTGCTGAATTAATGTTAAATGAGCTACAAATCTGCAATAATAATCTCGGCAACATTGATGGTACTTTATTGTCTTCTTTATTGAATTTGTCACCTAAGCTGACGGTGATTTCTATGAAGAATTGCAATATATCAGGTGATGTAATAAATAACATGATTGGAGGGTGTTTAAATACAGGAGTTCGATTAGCATTAATTTCTTTCAATGTCAATGATAATAATTTCAGCAATATTGATGGTGGTTTACTGTGTTCTTTCTTAATGTTATCTCCTGAGCTGAGGGAGCTTGATATGGGTAATTGCAAACTATCAGGTAGTGTCATTAATCACATGATCAGAGAGTGTTCAAATAGAAGCGTTCTATTAGGATTAGAATGTCTCAATATCCATGATAATAATCTCAGCAAcattgatggtactttactgTGCTCTTTATTGATTATGTCTCCTTGTCTGAGGCGGTTTGACATGAGTAATTGCAATTTGTCAGGTGAGATAGTGAATCAAATGCTTATGGAGTGTTTACATAGACGAGTTAAACTAAAAACGTTACAAGACCTCTGTTTGAACAAAAATGATCTCAGCAATGTAAATGGTATTTTACTGGGACTATTTATTGAAATGTGTATTAAAACAAGTTATTTCCCTAGAATCCATAATTGCAATATTCCATGTAACGTAATAGATAACATTGTTGGATGTTTGCATAGAGAAAAGAGAGATAACTTTATAATGGAATATTTTTATGATAATCATGATATACGTGTTATTTTACTACGAAATGCATGGGCAGCACTTATTCTTCGTGGATGCTGGATATCTGCAGGATGGCCGTCGGTGGTCTCATATTTCATAATTGATGAccagttttttttattcaagatAATAAGATACATTTCGAAACATCTGAAATATAAGCTACGCGAAAAATGA